In Rhizobium sp. ARZ01, a genomic segment contains:
- the ugpB gene encoding sn-glycerol-3-phosphate ABC transporter substrate-binding protein UgpB: protein MKTLGFAAGVAATFTLLSSTSAFAVTEISWWHAMTGANSEVVEQLSKEFNESQSEYKVVPVFKGTYPETLNAGIAAFRAKQPPAIMQVFDAGTGTMMGAEGAIKPVAEILSMGGQAFDKSQYLPGIVAYYSKPDGTMLSFPYNSSSPILYYNKDIFQKAGLDVDNPPKTWSEVWDAAKKIKSSGAAPCGFTSTWLTWIHTENFAAWNNLSYGTNENGIGGTDVELKINAPTFVKHFQELADLAKDGTFKYGGRTSEAKQVFLAGECGIFTESSGGLGDIVKSGMNYGTGQLPYEADAAGAPQNTIPGGASLWVFAGLPDEQYKGVAAFFNFLSQTPIQARLHQVSGYLPVTLAAYEETKKSGFYDKNPAREIPIKQMMGKAPTENSKGVRLVNLPQVRDIENEEIEKMLAGQQTAQQALDNTVERGNKAIQDALDN from the coding sequence ATGAAGACCTTAGGATTCGCGGCGGGAGTTGCCGCCACATTTACGTTGCTATCCAGCACCTCCGCGTTTGCCGTCACCGAGATTTCGTGGTGGCACGCCATGACCGGCGCGAACAGCGAGGTCGTCGAGCAGCTTTCCAAGGAATTCAACGAGAGCCAGAGCGAGTACAAGGTCGTTCCGGTGTTCAAGGGCACTTATCCTGAGACGCTGAATGCCGGCATCGCCGCTTTCCGCGCCAAGCAGCCGCCGGCGATCATGCAGGTCTTCGATGCGGGCACGGGTACGATGATGGGCGCCGAGGGTGCCATCAAACCGGTGGCCGAGATCCTGTCGATGGGCGGTCAGGCCTTCGACAAGAGCCAGTACCTGCCGGGCATCGTCGCCTATTATTCCAAGCCTGACGGCACGATGCTGTCGTTCCCGTACAACTCGTCCTCGCCGATCCTCTACTACAACAAGGACATATTCCAAAAGGCCGGCCTCGACGTCGACAACCCGCCGAAGACCTGGTCCGAGGTCTGGGATGCGGCCAAGAAGATCAAGTCGAGCGGCGCAGCACCGTGCGGCTTCACCTCGACCTGGCTGACCTGGATCCACACCGAGAATTTCGCCGCCTGGAACAACCTGTCCTACGGCACCAACGAGAACGGCATCGGCGGCACGGACGTCGAGCTCAAGATCAACGCCCCGACCTTCGTCAAGCACTTCCAGGAACTGGCCGATCTCGCCAAGGACGGAACATTCAAATATGGCGGCCGCACGTCGGAAGCCAAGCAGGTCTTCCTCGCCGGCGAATGCGGCATCTTCACCGAATCCTCTGGCGGTCTCGGCGACATCGTCAAGTCGGGCATGAACTATGGCACCGGTCAGTTGCCCTACGAGGCGGATGCCGCGGGTGCGCCGCAGAACACCATCCCGGGCGGTGCATCGCTGTGGGTCTTCGCCGGTCTGCCGGACGAACAGTACAAGGGCGTTGCCGCCTTCTTCAACTTCCTGTCGCAGACGCCGATCCAGGCACGTCTGCACCAGGTGTCGGGTTACCTGCCGGTCACGCTTGCCGCCTACGAGGAGACCAAGAAGTCGGGCTTCTACGACAAGAACCCGGCCCGCGAGATTCCGATCAAGCAGATGATGGGCAAGGCGCCGACAGAGAATTCGAAGGGCGTCCGCCTCGTCAACCTGCCGCAGGTCCGCGACATCGAGAACGAGGAGATCGAGAAGATGCTCGCGGGCCAGCAGACCGCCCAGCAGGCGCTCGACAATACCGTTGAGCGTGGCAACAAGGCGATCCAGGACGCGCTCGACAACTGA